A region of the Aulosira sp. FACHB-615 genome:
ATGTCTATATATACAGACTACACAGCTTGATTGCTAATAATAAATAAGGAAAAATAAAAGCATCATGATACATGATTGTAGCCAATTACAGTGACAGAAAGCCTAACCAAAGTCCGCAAGTGCGGACTTTTTATTTTGTCTTTATTAATCTGATTTAAAGTACAGTTTCTTGAGATTACATTTAAATTCTGACTTTAATTAACCGCAGATGAACGCAGCGAAAAGTTGAGCCAGTGCGTTGGGCGGGTTCCCCGACTCCTTCACTGGCGTTGCGTGGGTGGCTCTGCCGAATTGAGCAAACTTTTCAAGACAGATAAACGCAGATGAATTTGTACATCAGTAGGCTAGAAAAGCCTATAGCAATTCTCAATGATTGACAAACATCTCCCTCCCTTGTCTTCCTTATCTCTTTTGTCAGTATGATAAAAAGCTATTAGCGATTTGCCAGTAATTTTTATGACAAATTTTCTCCAGCCGCCAAGATTACGTATTGGTGAGGAAGATAGTGAAGAAGAAAGACGCGCCACTTGGCTGGAACTGTTTTATGATTTGGTGTTTGTGGTTGCTGTGTCGCAAGTAGCGCATAATCTCAAGGAAGACATTTCGCTGTCGGGATTACTGGGATTTGTAGTTTTGTTTATCCCGATTTGGTGGTCATGGATTGGGACGACGTTTTATGCTAACCGCTTTGATAGCGATGATGTGATTCATCGGTTGTTGGTTGGGGTACAAATGTTAACGGCTGCGGGGATGGCTGTGAATATTCATCATGGCTTGGGAGAAAGTTCGCCGGGTTTTGCTTTAGCTTATGCACTTGGTCGGGCTGTATTGGTGGCGGAGTATGTGCGGGCGGGGATACATATTCCGTCGGCGCGTCCATTAACAACTCGCTACGCCATTGGTTTTGCGATCGCATCTTTGATTTGGTTGAGTTCGGCTTTTGTCCCTGTTCCTTGGCGATTTGCACTTTGGGGCGTGGGAATTGCGATTGATTTTGGTACACCAATCACCGCACGCAAACATCAAATTGGCTTGCTTCCTCACGCTTCTCATTTACCAGAACGTTTTGGATTGTTCACAATTATTGTGTTGGGGGAAGCGATTATTGCGGTGGTTGAAGGTGTCTCACAACAAAAATGGCAGGTGTTGACTGTCATTTCCGCAATTTTTGGGCTGATAATTGCTTTTAGTTGGTGGTGGGTTTATTTTGACAATTTAGGTGGGACACCAATTGAAACTGCACGCACTCAAGGAAAAGTTGGGACGGTTAATATTTGGCTTTATACCCATTTACCCTTAGTAATTGGGATTGCGGCTACTGGTGTTGGTGTCGAAAAAATCTTGGTCAGTCCGCCAACTCTAGCGTTACCAGATGCCCAAAGATGGTTGATTTGTGGTTCAGTGGCATTATGCTCGTTAGCTGTGGGTGTTCTGCACCGCTATGGTGTGATTCGATATTGTAAGATTCGTTCGCTGTATCGCTTGGGCGGTGCTGTGGTGCTACTGGCGATCGCACTTTTTGGCAAAGGTTTATTACCAATCTTCGTCATCGCCTTAGTAGCTGTGGTTTCTGCTGTACAAGTTATTCAAGATTTGTCTCAAAGTCGCCCGACTACTCGCTTGGCTGATCCTGAAATTTAAGCCCCGACGAATTATAAGCTAATCAGCATTTAAGCTGCACTATTGAAATTGTACATAAATGACTTAAACTCTCTCCTCTGCCCCTCTGCTCCCCTGCGGTCTAAACTGCAAACTAAGTGCTTAATAGCTTATGAGGGTGTTGGATGTAAGCAATAAGTTGGACAAATAGTGATGATTTCACAAAGTCGCGTTGTTTCCACCAGACGGGAAATAGCTTTGCAGATAACTTAACGCCAAGCGTTTGGTTTCTGCTATCAATCGCGGTTGAAATGTTTTTTCTTGACTGAGGGATAGCCATAGTAATGTGCCGATCGCTTTGACTAAAATAAAGGCGATCGCTTCATAGTCTGTAGTCTCTAACCCTGCTTTGCGTTTAGCTAGTAAACTGGCTAAATCTTGCATCAATTTAGCATCCATCACCTCTCCGACGGCTTCTAATTCGGGCATTGAACCCTGGAGTGCCATAAAAATGGCGTAGTAACCAGGATTATCAGAGAAATGCTGGGCGGTGATATCAATCATTTGTTCTACTAGAATTTCTAAGGGCAGATTGGCTAATTCAGGATTATCCAGCACTGCTAACTTTTGATGAATATTTTCCTCATGACGCAAGGCAAGTGCCTGCATGATTGCAGATTTGTCAGGAAAAAACTGATAAAGTGACCCAATTGGGACTTTAGCACCAGAGGCGATCGCATTGGTTGTGGTGGCTGCATAGCCTTGAGTAATAAAAAGTTCTTCTGCTACATCCAAAATCCGATTAACTCGTTCCTGGCTACGCGCTTGTCTGGGTTGGCGGCGCATTCCACCTGCTGCTGATGGATTTTCATTCATAGATTACCTCCTAAGTCAATACAATTAAGGTGATGAGAGTTGATTTCTCAATTTCTGCTCTACCTATTAGAAAATGAGCAAGATTTGGGAGAGAATCCCCCAATCCCCCTCCAAAGTCATTTTTTTGTTTTTTGTTGAGTTATCATTTGCTGGTTTTGTTCTAATTTAGTAGGACTTACGCAACTAGCATATTTTTTCTGTAGGGTGTGTGACGCAATGAGAAGATTTGAACGTAGTCATCAGATTTATAGCGTCACGCACCAACCATCAATTGTTACTGAACTTTATTGCTCCAAAGGTCTGTTGAAATAAATGAGCGATACTCACATTCTACTTGACAATAAATGATTTCTGCTCATATTATTAAAACATGAGCGATACTCATATATTATTGCAGATTTTGATGGAGTAATGTTGCTATGAGCCAAGATTTACTGACTCTACCTCATCCCAAGTTTATAACGACGATAAAAGAAGACAGATGCGATCGCTGGGGGTTGATGCTTTGTGGTACTCCAGAAAGAACAATTCACAATCGACGCTACCAAAATGCGATCGCACTTTTGGATGAAACTTTGTCTGCCATGATTAACCATCACCGAAGCGGCGGCGGATAAGGGAACGGAGAGCAAGTTTTCCATAATCAATGACAGCCTTCTTTGAATTTTAGTTTTTATCTTTGATAAAACTAATCGCTTCTAATAACTGATTAGCTGTATAAGGTTTCGACAAAAAAGCTTGAATCCCCATATTATAAGCGGCATTCACCTTATCACTAGAAACCAGGCCACTGATAGCAATAATTTTGACTTCTGGGTTAATTTTTTGCAAAGTGCGAATAGTCGTCAGACCATCCATAGAAGGCATAAGCATATCAGTTAATACCAAAGAAATTTCATCTCGATGTTCAGCATATAAAGCGATCGCCTCAATGCCATCGCTGGCGGTAATGGCTTTATAGTTATAACTTTCAAGAGATGTTTTAGTAATATCCCGAATTGCAGCTTCATCATCAACAATCAAAATTAATTCTCCATTACCGCCAGGAAATACTGCTTCTACTTCTTCTACAGTTTCGGTGATTTCCTGTGCTGG
Encoded here:
- a CDS encoding TetR/AcrR family transcriptional regulator encodes the protein MNENPSAAGGMRRQPRQARSQERVNRILDVAEELFITQGYAATTTNAIASGAKVPIGSLYQFFPDKSAIMQALALRHEENIHQKLAVLDNPELANLPLEILVEQMIDITAQHFSDNPGYYAIFMALQGSMPELEAVGEVMDAKLMQDLASLLAKRKAGLETTDYEAIAFILVKAIGTLLWLSLSQEKTFQPRLIAETKRLALSYLQSYFPSGGNNATL
- a CDS encoding low temperature requirement protein A, which produces MTNFLQPPRLRIGEEDSEEERRATWLELFYDLVFVVAVSQVAHNLKEDISLSGLLGFVVLFIPIWWSWIGTTFYANRFDSDDVIHRLLVGVQMLTAAGMAVNIHHGLGESSPGFALAYALGRAVLVAEYVRAGIHIPSARPLTTRYAIGFAIASLIWLSSAFVPVPWRFALWGVGIAIDFGTPITARKHQIGLLPHASHLPERFGLFTIIVLGEAIIAVVEGVSQQKWQVLTVISAIFGLIIAFSWWWVYFDNLGGTPIETARTQGKVGTVNIWLYTHLPLVIGIAATGVGVEKILVSPPTLALPDAQRWLICGSVALCSLAVGVLHRYGVIRYCKIRSLYRLGGAVVLLAIALFGKGLLPIFVIALVAVVSAVQVIQDLSQSRPTTRLADPEI